A genome region from Bemisia tabaci chromosome 3, PGI_BMITA_v3 includes the following:
- the LOC109036249 gene encoding OV-16 antigen, with protein sequence MITLRETFNDMFTMHVPLVYGLMTTMQPMFFSMATDKGLHCDTGNFERLLKMHEIIPDLLKVAPDQCLHVEINGKVLNPGDALDFIDTLEKPNKIEWKHENGTFYSLIMTVIKKIRDSPFPSCVR encoded by the exons atGATTACTTTG agggaaaCATTCAACGACATGTTTACGATGCACGTTCCCTTAGTATATGGTCTCATGACAACAATGCAACCGATGTTCTTTTCGATGGCTACAGACAAAGGGCTCCATTGCGATACTGggaattttgaaagactgtTGAAAATGCATGAAATAATCCCCGATTTGCTCAAAGTTGCCCCAGATCAATGTTTACAT GTAGAAATCAATGGTAAAGTTTTGAATCCTGGCGATGCTTTAGATTTTATTGACACTTTAGAAAAACCGAATAAGATAGAATGGAAACATGAAAATGGAACTTTTTACTCATTAATCATGACAG tTATCAAGAAAATCAGAGACTCACCTTTTCCGTCTTGTGTGCGCTGA
- the LOC109036244 gene encoding protein D1 isoform X2, translated as MNEFKCSILSGDAWSMKFILAGIFVLRCNFYSNFAQGATTTRQTTFKDHSAHVSTSTNSIHTSTTTPGPIAYELHRDKIIPDLSTLDKCPQRVLKVIYEEDGYGAVCYGNTLKAATAHAAPETVAWKCENPDEATFYTIIFVDLDAPSRSNPVDREWLHWIVGNIPDNRLHSGQTIAEYIGPTPMHGNGTHRFVFQLFLQEKGKIHFEDTYLTARANDPRRAKFSSKEFAKKYSLGRPHAVNYFLVTWPEEQGLEEGETPVQPPVIPMTTEEYTEIDLLNW; from the exons ATGAACGAGTTTAA GTGTTCAATCTTATCAGGAGATGCGTGGAGCATGAAGTTCATTCTCGCAGGGATATTTGTATTGAgatgtaatttttattcaaattttgcacaAGGTGCCACTACAACTAGACAAACAACTTTTAAAGATCACTCAGCGCACGTAAGCACATCAACAAATTCGATACACACATCAACTACCACACCGGGGCCAATTGCTTATGAGCTTCACAGGGATAAGATAATTCCAGATCTATCAACCTTGGACAAATGTCCGCAGCGTGTTTTAAAG GTGATTTATGAAGAAGATGGTTATGGCGCCGTTTGTTATGGTAATACCTTGAAAGCGGCTACAGCTCATGCCGCTCCAGAGACAGTAGCGTGGAAATGCGAGAATCCAGATGAGGCCACATTCTACACGATAATTTTTGTCG ATCTTGATGCGCCATCGCGAAGTAACCCGGTGGACAGAGAATGGTTGCATTGGATCGTTGGGAACATCCCTGACAATAGGTTGCATTCAGGACAAACGATAGCAGAGTATATAGGACCAACTCCAATGCACGGAAACG GTACTCATAGATTTGTATTCCAACTGTTTCtgcaagaaaaaggaaagatcCACTTTGAAGATACCTATCTGACCGCTAG GGCAAATGATCCGAGAAGAgcgaaattttcatcaaaagaatTTGCCAAGAAGTATAGTCTAGGCCGACCGCATGCCGTAAATTATTTCTTGGTAACATGGCCGGAGGAGCAGGGATTAGAGGAGGGCGAAACGCCAGTACAACCCCCAGTAATTCCTATGACCACAGAGGAGTACACTGAAATTGATCTTCTGAACTGGTGA
- the LOC109036244 gene encoding phosphatidylethanolamine-binding protein 2 isoform X1, which produces MCQLKIRNVWCSILSGDAWSMKFILAGIFVLRCNFYSNFAQGATTTRQTTFKDHSAHVSTSTNSIHTSTTTPGPIAYELHRDKIIPDLSTLDKCPQRVLKVIYEEDGYGAVCYGNTLKAATAHAAPETVAWKCENPDEATFYTIIFVDLDAPSRSNPVDREWLHWIVGNIPDNRLHSGQTIAEYIGPTPMHGNGTHRFVFQLFLQEKGKIHFEDTYLTARANDPRRAKFSSKEFAKKYSLGRPHAVNYFLVTWPEEQGLEEGETPVQPPVIPMTTEEYTEIDLLNW; this is translated from the exons ATGTGTCAGTTGAAAATAAGAAACGTCTG GTGTTCAATCTTATCAGGAGATGCGTGGAGCATGAAGTTCATTCTCGCAGGGATATTTGTATTGAgatgtaatttttattcaaattttgcacaAGGTGCCACTACAACTAGACAAACAACTTTTAAAGATCACTCAGCGCACGTAAGCACATCAACAAATTCGATACACACATCAACTACCACACCGGGGCCAATTGCTTATGAGCTTCACAGGGATAAGATAATTCCAGATCTATCAACCTTGGACAAATGTCCGCAGCGTGTTTTAAAG GTGATTTATGAAGAAGATGGTTATGGCGCCGTTTGTTATGGTAATACCTTGAAAGCGGCTACAGCTCATGCCGCTCCAGAGACAGTAGCGTGGAAATGCGAGAATCCAGATGAGGCCACATTCTACACGATAATTTTTGTCG ATCTTGATGCGCCATCGCGAAGTAACCCGGTGGACAGAGAATGGTTGCATTGGATCGTTGGGAACATCCCTGACAATAGGTTGCATTCAGGACAAACGATAGCAGAGTATATAGGACCAACTCCAATGCACGGAAACG GTACTCATAGATTTGTATTCCAACTGTTTCtgcaagaaaaaggaaagatcCACTTTGAAGATACCTATCTGACCGCTAG GGCAAATGATCCGAGAAGAgcgaaattttcatcaaaagaatTTGCCAAGAAGTATAGTCTAGGCCGACCGCATGCCGTAAATTATTTCTTGGTAACATGGCCGGAGGAGCAGGGATTAGAGGAGGGCGAAACGCCAGTACAACCCCCAGTAATTCCTATGACCACAGAGGAGTACACTGAAATTGATCTTCTGAACTGGTGA
- the LOC109036244 gene encoding protein D1 isoform X3, whose product MKFILAGIFVLRCNFYSNFAQGATTTRQTTFKDHSAHVSTSTNSIHTSTTTPGPIAYELHRDKIIPDLSTLDKCPQRVLKVIYEEDGYGAVCYGNTLKAATAHAAPETVAWKCENPDEATFYTIIFVDLDAPSRSNPVDREWLHWIVGNIPDNRLHSGQTIAEYIGPTPMHGNGTHRFVFQLFLQEKGKIHFEDTYLTARANDPRRAKFSSKEFAKKYSLGRPHAVNYFLVTWPEEQGLEEGETPVQPPVIPMTTEEYTEIDLLNW is encoded by the exons ATGAAGTTCATTCTCGCAGGGATATTTGTATTGAgatgtaatttttattcaaattttgcacaAGGTGCCACTACAACTAGACAAACAACTTTTAAAGATCACTCAGCGCACGTAAGCACATCAACAAATTCGATACACACATCAACTACCACACCGGGGCCAATTGCTTATGAGCTTCACAGGGATAAGATAATTCCAGATCTATCAACCTTGGACAAATGTCCGCAGCGTGTTTTAAAG GTGATTTATGAAGAAGATGGTTATGGCGCCGTTTGTTATGGTAATACCTTGAAAGCGGCTACAGCTCATGCCGCTCCAGAGACAGTAGCGTGGAAATGCGAGAATCCAGATGAGGCCACATTCTACACGATAATTTTTGTCG ATCTTGATGCGCCATCGCGAAGTAACCCGGTGGACAGAGAATGGTTGCATTGGATCGTTGGGAACATCCCTGACAATAGGTTGCATTCAGGACAAACGATAGCAGAGTATATAGGACCAACTCCAATGCACGGAAACG GTACTCATAGATTTGTATTCCAACTGTTTCtgcaagaaaaaggaaagatcCACTTTGAAGATACCTATCTGACCGCTAG GGCAAATGATCCGAGAAGAgcgaaattttcatcaaaagaatTTGCCAAGAAGTATAGTCTAGGCCGACCGCATGCCGTAAATTATTTCTTGGTAACATGGCCGGAGGAGCAGGGATTAGAGGAGGGCGAAACGCCAGTACAACCCCCAGTAATTCCTATGACCACAGAGGAGTACACTGAAATTGATCTTCTGAACTGGTGA
- the LOC109036252 gene encoding protein D3 isoform X3 yields MKVGAYSSGKFGFPIEYNDKVAVEFGNILDSSKVKRMPVLMRWPSNFTTFYTLIMTDLDSDVSRRPSKYKEWQHWVVGNIPGHFHQMGETLTPYMGAMAPHWLEFKKGHHRFVFSVYMQKKGKIYFTAPRLPALFETRRTNFSTRHFAEEYELGQPVAINYFLVQPREPTARPRRWKQQLL; encoded by the exons ATGAAAGTTGGAGCTTATTCAAGCGGCAAGTTTGGTTTTCCG ATCGAATACAACGACAAGGTAGCTGTTGAGTTTggaaatattcttgattcttcCAAGGTGAAACGAATGCCTGTTTTGATGAGATGGCCATCGAATTTCACAACTTTTTATACATTAATTATGACAG ATCTTGATTCTGATGTGAGCCGACGGCCAAGTAAATACAAGGAGTGGCAGCACTGGGTTGTCGGGAATATTCCTGGACACTTTCATCAGATGGGAGAGACATTGACACCCTATATGGGGGCAATGGCTCCCCATTGGCTAGAGTTTAAGAAAG GTCATCACAGATTCGTATTCTCTGTTTATATGcaaaagaaggggaaaataTACTTTACTGCACCTCGTCTTCCTGCACT GTTCGAAACACGACGAACAAATTTCTCGACTCGCCATTTTGCGGAGGAGTACGAGTTGGGACAACCAGTGGCGATCAATTATTTCTTAGTTCAACCTAGAGAGCCAACTGCACGGCCGAGAAGGTGGAAACAACAATTATTATAG
- the LOC109036252 gene encoding protein D3 isoform X1, which produces MHLLRHVLPYLMNVSLVWVVELLMQPVAAELPCNRSQIEERLKKADIIPHFFDRAPKHVLEIEYNDKVAVEFGNILDSSKVKRMPVLMRWPSNFTTFYTLIMTDLDSDVSRRPSKYKEWQHWVVGNIPGHFHQMGETLTPYMGAMAPHWLEFKKGHHRFVFSVYMQKKGKIYFTAPRLPALFETRRTNFSTRHFAEEYELGQPVAINYFLVQPREPTARPRRWKQQLL; this is translated from the exons ATGCATTTGTTGAGGCATGTTTTACCATATCTGATGAACGTGTCCCTCGTTTGGGTTGTAGAACTTTTGATGCAGCCTGTCGCTGCTGAGCTACCGTGCAATCGATCACAAATCGAGGAAAGGTTGAAAAAGGCCGATATCATTCCTCACTTTTTCGACAGAGCACCGAAACATGTATTGGAG ATCGAATACAACGACAAGGTAGCTGTTGAGTTTggaaatattcttgattcttcCAAGGTGAAACGAATGCCTGTTTTGATGAGATGGCCATCGAATTTCACAACTTTTTATACATTAATTATGACAG ATCTTGATTCTGATGTGAGCCGACGGCCAAGTAAATACAAGGAGTGGCAGCACTGGGTTGTCGGGAATATTCCTGGACACTTTCATCAGATGGGAGAGACATTGACACCCTATATGGGGGCAATGGCTCCCCATTGGCTAGAGTTTAAGAAAG GTCATCACAGATTCGTATTCTCTGTTTATATGcaaaagaaggggaaaataTACTTTACTGCACCTCGTCTTCCTGCACT GTTCGAAACACGACGAACAAATTTCTCGACTCGCCATTTTGCGGAGGAGTACGAGTTGGGACAACCAGTGGCGATCAATTATTTCTTAGTTCAACCTAGAGAGCCAACTGCACGGCCGAGAAGGTGGAAACAACAATTATTATAG
- the LOC109036252 gene encoding protein D3 isoform X2, giving the protein MQPVAAELPCNRSQIEERLKKADIIPHFFDRAPKHVLEIEYNDKVAVEFGNILDSSKVKRMPVLMRWPSNFTTFYTLIMTDLDSDVSRRPSKYKEWQHWVVGNIPGHFHQMGETLTPYMGAMAPHWLEFKKGHHRFVFSVYMQKKGKIYFTAPRLPALFETRRTNFSTRHFAEEYELGQPVAINYFLVQPREPTARPRRWKQQLL; this is encoded by the exons ATGCAGCCTGTCGCTGCTGAGCTACCGTGCAATCGATCACAAATCGAGGAAAGGTTGAAAAAGGCCGATATCATTCCTCACTTTTTCGACAGAGCACCGAAACATGTATTGGAG ATCGAATACAACGACAAGGTAGCTGTTGAGTTTggaaatattcttgattcttcCAAGGTGAAACGAATGCCTGTTTTGATGAGATGGCCATCGAATTTCACAACTTTTTATACATTAATTATGACAG ATCTTGATTCTGATGTGAGCCGACGGCCAAGTAAATACAAGGAGTGGCAGCACTGGGTTGTCGGGAATATTCCTGGACACTTTCATCAGATGGGAGAGACATTGACACCCTATATGGGGGCAATGGCTCCCCATTGGCTAGAGTTTAAGAAAG GTCATCACAGATTCGTATTCTCTGTTTATATGcaaaagaaggggaaaataTACTTTACTGCACCTCGTCTTCCTGCACT GTTCGAAACACGACGAACAAATTTCTCGACTCGCCATTTTGCGGAGGAGTACGAGTTGGGACAACCAGTGGCGATCAATTATTTCTTAGTTCAACCTAGAGAGCCAACTGCACGGCCGAGAAGGTGGAAACAACAATTATTATAG